The genomic segment GGTGTGGAACCGGGGCACCGGGTGGGCGGGGGATGTCGTCATCGGGCCTCCTGCAACATCGACCGGTAGGCGTCCGGGATCGCTCGTGGTCGCCCGTCCGGGCCGACGCAGACGAGGGTGAGGGTGGCGCGGGCGACCACGGCCGTCTCGGGCAGCCGGGTCATGGTGAACGCCAGCCGGTACGACGAGGTGCCGACGTGGTCGACCCGCATCGCCATCTCGATCTCGTCGTAGACGTGGGTGGGGCCGGTGTAGTCACAGGTGGTGGCGCGGGCCACCGGCGCGGCACCGTACCGTTCGCGCATCCGGTCGAAGCGGAATCCCTTGTCGTACACCCATTCCACGCTCAGCCGCTCCATCCACGGGAACCAGGCGGCGAAGTAGAGGATGCCGGCGGCGTCGGTGTCGGCGTAGGTGAGCCGGATCCGGCGGGTCGCGGCCGGGTTCGTCTCAGCGGTCACCGGTGTCCCCCTGCTCCGGTGCCGGGCCGGACGCTGCCGCGTCGGTGTCGGCCAGCAGCTCGATCGGGTCGCGTCCGTCGACGTAGCCGAGGAACGGCGGGTAGACGCCGTACCCGATCTCGCGCTGGAGTTGCTCGGGCAGCTGGCGGGCGACCGGCGGGGGTACCGCGAGGGTGAGGTTCTCCTGCGGTCGGAGCCAGGCGGCGCCGTACTCCATCACGACGCCGAGCCGCGGCGCGGCGCTGCGGTTGGCGCCGCCGCCGTGCACCGCGCTGCCCAGGAAGACGCAGATGGAGCCCTTCGGCATCACCGCCGCCACGGTCTCCTCGGGCCGCGCCCCCGACAGGTCGGGCCACCGGTGGCTGCCCGGGATGATGCGGGTGGCGCCGTTGACCTCGGTGAAGTCGTCGAGCGCCCACATCACGTTGACGACCAGTTCCCCGGCCGCCCCGCGCGGCACCGGATAGCTGGCCTCGTCGCGGTGCAACGCCTGGGCGGCCTCGCCGGGGCCGATCGAGATGACCACCGGCGCGCTGAGCAGGTGGTGGGTCAGGATGGCGTCCAGCACCGGCAGGACGAGTGGATGGATGGCCAGGTCGTCCAGCGCCCGGGTCTTGGCCAGCACGGCGAAGACCCGCCGGGTCCGGCGGCCGAGGAACGAGTTGGTCCCGGTCCCGGTCTCGGCCAGCAGCGGATCCAGCGCGGACCGGACGGTCGCCACCTCGTCCGGGGTCAGCACGCCGGTGACGATCGCGCAGCCGTCGGCCGCCACCTGCGCGGCCACCTCGGCGCTGTCGACCGGGTACGCGAGTTGTCTCATCGCCCTCTCCTCACTCGAACCAGTCCCACTGCCACGGCTGGATCGCCCGCAGCACACCGTCCATCAAGGACTCTTCGGGGTGCGGGTGTTCCGGGCCCGACTCGGCGTCCACGGCGGCCGTGTGCTCCAGCGGGTCGCCGTCCAGGTAGGCCAGCAGCACGCGGTAGCCGCCCGGCTCGGCGGCACCCTCGTCGAAGGTGGTGCTGCCCGGTGGCCCGGCGCCGGCCCGGTCGAGGGTGGTGCTCTGGCTGGCGAACGTCCAGACGCCCGCGACCGTCGGCCGGGTCAGCAGGTGCGGGATCTGGACCCGGTCCTGCCAGTCGAAGAGGTCGTGCGCTTCCGGGCCGTGCGGTTCGGCCAGCCGGGTGACGGTGACCGCGATCCCCCGGTTCGGCCGGAACGGCAGCGCGTCGGCCGACACCCGGA from the Solwaraspora sp. WMMD1047 genome contains:
- a CDS encoding thioesterase family protein, giving the protein MTAETNPAATRRIRLTYADTDAAGILYFAAWFPWMERLSVEWVYDKGFRFDRMRERYGAAPVARATTCDYTGPTHVYDEIEMAMRVDHVGTSSYRLAFTMTRLPETAVVARATLTLVCVGPDGRPRAIPDAYRSMLQEAR
- a CDS encoding phytanoyl-CoA dioxygenase family protein gives rise to the protein MRQLAYPVDSAEVAAQVAADGCAIVTGVLTPDEVATVRSALDPLLAETGTGTNSFLGRRTRRVFAVLAKTRALDDLAIHPLVLPVLDAILTHHLLSAPVVISIGPGEAAQALHRDEASYPVPRGAAGELVVNVMWALDDFTEVNGATRIIPGSHRWPDLSGARPEETVAAVMPKGSICVFLGSAVHGGGANRSAAPRLGVVMEYGAAWLRPQENLTLAVPPPVARQLPEQLQREIGYGVYPPFLGYVDGRDPIELLADTDAAASGPAPEQGDTGDR